CCATGGATAATTCAGGCAGATGAAATCCCAGGGTCTCGGCCCTATCCCTCAATTCCCTGAGTTCCTTGAAGAATGGCCTGGCATCCTGAGGGTCCTCAAAAAAG
The sequence above is drawn from the Thermodesulfovibrionales bacterium genome and encodes:
- a CDS encoding alanine racemase encodes the protein FFEDPQDARPFFKELRELRDRAETLGFHLPELSMGMSQDFEIAIEEGATMVRIGTAIFGARR